The following proteins are encoded in a genomic region of Pelodictyon phaeoclathratiforme BU-1:
- a CDS encoding DUF6398 domain-containing protein translates to MPRKQSESVPGALEPVYAAIVNLTESICQQHLNSDYAALARQLAATLARKRPSPIMRGKPEIWACGILYALGTVNFLFDKTQTPHLRVDELCAVCGVSKSTGENKAKLIRDLLKMYPLEPKWCLPCHVDDNPMIWMLQVDGMIVDIRRMSREFQVIAYEKGLIPFIPADR, encoded by the coding sequence ATGCCCAGGAAACAATCCGAGTCCGTTCCCGGCGCTTTAGAACCTGTCTACGCGGCAATTGTCAATCTGACAGAGAGTATTTGCCAACAGCACCTGAACAGCGATTATGCGGCGCTTGCCCGTCAGTTGGCTGCAACGCTTGCACGCAAACGACCTTCTCCCATCATGAGGGGAAAACCGGAAATTTGGGCATGCGGTATTCTCTATGCGCTTGGTACCGTCAATTTTCTGTTCGATAAAACGCAAACTCCGCACCTGCGGGTGGATGAGTTATGCGCAGTCTGTGGCGTCAGTAAAAGTACTGGAGAAAACAAGGCCAAACTGATTCGTGATCTGCTGAAGATGTATCCACTTGAGCCAAAGTGGTGTTTGCCATGCCATGTAGATGACAATCCAATGATCTGGATGTTGCAGGTTGATGGCATGATTGTCGATATTCGTCGGATGTCACGTGAATTTCAGGTCATTGCCTATGAAAAGGGATTGATTCCCTTCATTCCGGCAGACCGATGA
- a CDS encoding calcium-binding protein, producing the protein MKKAWASEGEALHKRHGREFAIPLAQIAVVDADKATREAVEDCHYWANRGCGFVIRFGEMFFDCLKLLVILLRVDALQGEYCWRVLAAAHMNGYYRGGYTFIKYGISAPSP; encoded by the coding sequence ATGAAAAAAGCATGGGCATCAGAAGGTGAGGCATTGCACAAGAGGCACGGTCGTGAGTTCGCCATTCCTCTGGCACAGATTGCCGTAGTTGACGCTGATAAAGCAACCCGTGAGGCGGTTGAAGATTGTCATTATTGGGCAAATCGGGGGTGCGGGTTTGTTATCCGTTTTGGTGAGATGTTTTTTGATTGCCTGAAATTGTTGGTTATACTTTTAAGAGTTGATGCTTTGCAAGGCGAGTACTGTTGGAGAGTGTTGGCAGCCGCTCACATGAACGGATATTACAGAGGCGGTTACACCTTTATAAAATATGGTATTAGTGCTCCAAGCCCTTGA
- a CDS encoding YgiT-type zinc finger protein, giving the protein MERGIAPFHTDRKGYHITLDRIPAWVCAQCGEVYFDEPEVEAIQEVLCTLDQRTEKLVKSA; this is encoded by the coding sequence ATGGAACGGGGGATTGCACCCTTTCATACCGACAGGAAAGGCTATCACATCACGTTAGACAGAATTCCTGCCTGGGTATGCGCCCAGTGTGGCGAAGTTTATTTTGATGAACCCGAAGTTGAAGCTATTCAAGAAGTCCTGTGCACTCTGGATCAGAGGACTGAAAAGTTGGTGAAATCTGCTTGA